The Sphingobium sp. BYY-5 genome contains a region encoding:
- the mce gene encoding methylmalonyl-CoA epimerase has translation MKLGRLNHIGIATPSLEASLAYYRDVMGATIAHEPFDLPAQGVKVCFVDTPGEGGTAGTQIELIEPLGENSPIHSFIAKNPAGGQHHMCYEVPDIYEAKSWFEELGKKVLGEPRIGAHGTPIFFVHPKDMNGVLTEIMETPKEGAH, from the coding sequence ATGAAACTCGGCCGTCTCAACCATATCGGCATCGCGACGCCTTCGCTGGAGGCGAGCCTTGCTTATTATCGCGACGTCATGGGCGCGACGATCGCGCATGAACCCTTCGACCTGCCCGCGCAGGGCGTGAAGGTGTGTTTCGTTGATACGCCTGGTGAAGGCGGTACGGCGGGGACACAGATCGAACTGATCGAACCGCTGGGTGAGAACAGCCCGATCCATAGCTTCATCGCGAAGAACCCGGCCGGTGGACAGCACCATATGTGCTACGAAGTGCCCGACATATATGAAGCCAAAAGCTGGTTCGAAGAGTTAGGCAAGAAGGTTCTGGGGGAGCCGCGCATCGGCGCGCATGGCACGCCGATCTTCTTCGTCCACCCCAAGGATATGAACGGGGTGCTGACCGAGATTATGGAGACGCCGAAGGAGGGCGCACATTAA
- a CDS encoding acyl-CoA carboxylase subunit beta — translation MSKLAIIEQLEAKREAARLGGGQRRIDAQHGKGKLTARERLEVLLDEDSFEELDMYVEHNCIDFGMDGQHIPGDGVVTGSGTINGRLVFVFSQDFTVYGGAVSERHAMKICKIMDMALKGGAPVIGLNDSGGARIQEGVASLAGYAEIFQRNVLASGVVPQISVIMGPCAGGAVYSPAMTDFIFMVKDSSFMFVTGPDVVKTVTNEVVTQEELGGAITHTTKSGVADVAFENDIEALLATRDFVDFLPASNRDPVPERPSADPWDRVEESLDTLIPANANQPYDMHELIRKVVDEGDFFEVQPAHAGNILCGFGRVEGKTVGIIANQPMVLAGVLDINSSKKAGRFVRFCDAFEIPIVTFVDVPGFLPGTAQEHSGIIKHGAKLLFAYAEATVPKITVITRKAYGGAYDVMSSKHLRGDLNYAWPTAEIAVMGAKGAVEIIFRGKTPEEIAEKTKEYEDRFANPFVAASKGFIDEVIQPHSTRKRIALGLRKLRNKSLENPWKKHDNIPL, via the coding sequence ATGTCGAAGCTCGCCATCATCGAACAGCTTGAAGCGAAGCGCGAGGCTGCGCGCCTGGGCGGCGGCCAGCGCCGCATCGACGCCCAGCACGGCAAGGGCAAGCTGACCGCGCGCGAGCGGCTGGAAGTGCTGCTGGACGAGGACAGCTTCGAAGAGCTGGACATGTATGTCGAGCATAACTGCATCGATTTCGGCATGGACGGCCAGCATATCCCCGGCGATGGCGTGGTGACGGGATCTGGCACGATCAACGGGCGTCTGGTGTTCGTGTTCAGCCAGGATTTCACCGTCTATGGCGGCGCGGTGTCGGAACGGCACGCGATGAAAATCTGCAAGATCATGGACATGGCGTTGAAGGGCGGCGCGCCGGTGATCGGCCTCAACGACAGCGGCGGCGCGCGCATTCAGGAAGGCGTGGCTTCGCTGGCGGGCTATGCGGAGATTTTCCAGCGCAACGTGCTGGCGTCGGGCGTGGTGCCGCAGATCAGCGTCATCATGGGGCCATGCGCGGGCGGGGCGGTCTATTCGCCGGCGATGACCGACTTCATCTTCATGGTGAAGGACAGCAGCTTCATGTTCGTCACCGGCCCGGACGTGGTGAAGACCGTCACCAACGAGGTCGTGACCCAGGAGGAACTGGGCGGCGCCATCACCCACACCACCAAGTCGGGCGTGGCCGACGTGGCGTTCGAGAATGATATCGAGGCGTTGCTGGCGACCCGCGATTTCGTCGACTTCCTGCCCGCTTCGAACCGCGATCCGGTGCCCGAACGGCCGAGCGCAGACCCATGGGATCGGGTCGAGGAAAGTCTGGACACGCTGATCCCGGCCAACGCCAACCAGCCCTATGACATGCACGAACTGATCCGCAAGGTCGTGGACGAGGGCGATTTCTTCGAGGTGCAGCCCGCGCACGCCGGCAATATCCTCTGCGGCTTCGGCCGGGTTGAGGGCAAGACGGTGGGCATCATCGCCAACCAGCCGATGGTGCTGGCCGGCGTGCTCGACATCAACTCGTCCAAGAAGGCAGGGCGGTTCGTGCGCTTCTGCGACGCCTTCGAAATTCCGATCGTCACTTTCGTCGATGTGCCAGGCTTCCTGCCGGGGACGGCGCAGGAACATTCGGGCATCATCAAGCATGGCGCCAAGCTGCTGTTCGCCTATGCCGAGGCGACCGTACCCAAGATCACAGTCATCACGCGCAAGGCCTATGGCGGAGCCTATGACGTCATGTCCTCCAAGCATCTGCGCGGCGATTTGAACTATGCCTGGCCGACTGCCGAAATCGCGGTGATGGGAGCCAAGGGTGCGGTGGAGATCATCTTCCGTGGCAAGACCCCGGAAGAAATTGCTGAAAAGACGAAGGAATATGAAGATCGCTTCGCCAATCCCTTCGTTGCGGCAAGCAAGGGCTTCATTGACGAAGTGATCCAGCCGCACTCGACCCGCAAGCGCATCGCGCTGGGGCTGCGCAAGCTGCGCAACAAGAGCTTGGAGAACCCGTGGAAGAAGCACGACAATATTCCGCTGTGA
- a CDS encoding helix-turn-helix transcriptional regulator, with product MARGNRIFAGPRLRQLRLDHRMDQATMAQALGISVSYLSQLENDDRPLTAKVKAAVANSFPTDWASFDSREDEQLLGAFTYALAHPELPGVQMEPERIEKLHLQFPEFAARYVDLYNAHMRANERINMIEEAIANDHEVQARLPWEAARDWFHEAGNYVHPLDCLAEEMAESFTQGQVLDEGMLVEALARRHGIETLIAETPDSALRAYRAADRQLFVNAALPTESRKFMLAHQLMMLEGQAVIADVVGKAALPVPGADRLLAIGLGNYAAGALLLPYAAFREAARTMRHDIDRLARTFGVSFEQACHRLSTLQRPGLRGIPFFFCRVDMAGNITKRHSATRLQFARFGGACPLWNVHEAVAVPDRINVQLGETPDGVRYVSMAKGLVKPSGSYKRTPRRFAVVLGCEVAHAANFVYADGLQLEVEGAATPIGITCRLCPRQSCDQRAFPPADRPIHVDPDNRQIVPYWIG from the coding sequence ATGGCACGCGGCAATCGTATCTTCGCAGGTCCACGCCTGCGCCAGCTCCGCCTGGACCACCGTATGGACCAGGCGACGATGGCGCAGGCGCTGGGCATATCCGTATCCTATCTTTCGCAGCTTGAGAATGACGACCGACCGCTGACCGCCAAGGTCAAGGCAGCGGTCGCCAACAGCTTTCCCACCGACTGGGCCAGCTTCGACAGCCGGGAGGATGAGCAGTTGCTGGGCGCCTTCACCTATGCGCTCGCCCATCCCGAACTGCCCGGCGTGCAGATGGAGCCGGAGCGGATCGAGAAGCTGCACCTGCAATTTCCCGAATTCGCGGCACGCTATGTCGATCTCTACAACGCCCATATGCGCGCCAATGAGCGAATCAACATGATCGAGGAGGCGATCGCCAACGATCATGAGGTGCAGGCGCGACTGCCTTGGGAAGCCGCCCGCGACTGGTTCCACGAGGCAGGCAATTATGTCCATCCACTCGACTGCCTGGCGGAGGAGATGGCGGAAAGCTTCACCCAGGGGCAGGTGCTGGATGAAGGGATGCTGGTGGAAGCGCTCGCCCGTCGCCACGGCATCGAGACGCTGATCGCCGAAACGCCCGACAGCGCCCTGCGCGCCTATCGCGCCGCCGACCGGCAGTTGTTCGTCAACGCCGCGCTGCCGACCGAAAGCCGCAAGTTCATGCTGGCGCACCAGCTCATGATGCTGGAGGGGCAGGCGGTGATCGCCGATGTGGTGGGCAAGGCCGCCCTGCCCGTCCCCGGCGCGGACCGGCTGCTGGCGATTGGCCTGGGCAATTACGCCGCCGGCGCGCTGCTGCTGCCCTATGCCGCCTTTCGCGAAGCGGCGCGGACGATGCGGCATGACATAGACCGGCTCGCGCGCACGTTCGGCGTCAGTTTCGAGCAGGCCTGCCACCGCCTTTCGACGCTCCAGCGGCCGGGACTGCGTGGCATCCCCTTCTTCTTCTGCCGCGTCGACATGGCGGGCAACATCACCAAGCGCCATAGCGCCACCCGCCTGCAATTCGCCCGCTTCGGCGGCGCCTGCCCGCTCTGGAACGTGCATGAGGCGGTGGCGGTCCCTGACCGGATCAACGTGCAGCTTGGCGAGACGCCTGACGGAGTGCGTTATGTGTCGATGGCCAAGGGGCTGGTGAAGCCATCGGGCAGCTACAAGCGGACACCGCGTCGCTTCGCCGTGGTGCTGGGCTGCGAGGTCGCCCATGCGGCGAACTTCGTCTATGCCGACGGCCTGCAACTGGAGGTGGAGGGCGCAGCCACCCCGATCGGCATCACTTGCCGCCTATGCCCCCGCCAAAGCTGCGACCAGCGCGCCTTCCCGCCCGCCGACCGCCCGATCCATGTCGATCCGGACAATAGGCAGATCGTGCCTTACTGGATAGGCTGA
- a CDS encoding DUF983 domain-containing protein — translation MRQGFGTWVGTMGDEMEQKSEAHWVDESGRQWKKRPAHETGVFGRCPRCGEGHIFTGFLTMRDHCEVCGLNYNFADPADGPAVFVQLFACVPGVIFIIMLEILARPPWWVHVAVGIPVLILTTVLPMRPIKGWLIAAQFTTRAQEAGTADLWAKLHGDGRP, via the coding sequence ATGCGCCAGGGTTTCGGGACATGGGTCGGGACGATGGGAGACGAGATGGAACAGAAGAGCGAAGCCCATTGGGTCGATGAATCCGGCCGGCAATGGAAGAAGCGCCCGGCGCATGAGACCGGCGTCTTCGGCCGCTGCCCGCGTTGTGGCGAGGGGCATATCTTCACCGGTTTCCTGACCATGCGCGACCATTGTGAGGTTTGCGGCCTCAACTATAATTTCGCCGATCCTGCCGATGGCCCGGCGGTATTTGTCCAACTTTTCGCCTGTGTGCCGGGCGTGATCTTCATCATCATGCTGGAGATATTGGCGCGGCCGCCCTGGTGGGTGCATGTCGCCGTGGGCATTCCCGTGCTCATCCTGACCACGGTGCTGCCGATGCGCCCGATCAAGGGCTGGCTGATTGCCGCCCAGTTCACCACCAGGGCGCAGGAAGCCGGCACGGCGGATCTGTGGGCCAAACTACATGGAGATGGGAGGCCCTAG
- the ychF gene encoding redox-regulated ATPase YchF: MGFRCGIVGLPNVGKSTLFNALTETQAAQAANYPFCTIEPNEGRVAVPDERLQTIARIGGSAKIIETQLSFVDIAGLVRGASKGEGLGNQFLANIREVDAIVHVLRCFEDDDITHVEGKVDPIADAETVETELMLADLESLEKRVPNLAKKAAQGDKEAKAAASVLGQALDLLRDGKPARLTVPRDVEEERLFAQAQLLTAKPVLYVCNVEEDAASEGNAHSARVFEKAAAENAKAVIVSAAIEAELVTMPIEERAEYLEALGLTEAGLARIIRAGYELLGLITFFTVGPKEARAWTVNKGSKAPQAAGAIHTDFEKGFIRAETMAYADYVQFNGETGAKEAGKWRSEGKEYVTQDGDIMLFRFNV, from the coding sequence ATGGGCTTTCGTTGCGGTATCGTCGGTCTTCCCAATGTGGGCAAGTCCACCCTGTTCAATGCGCTGACCGAGACGCAGGCGGCGCAGGCGGCGAATTATCCCTTCTGCACGATCGAACCGAACGAGGGCCGCGTGGCCGTGCCGGACGAGCGGTTGCAGACCATCGCCAGGATCGGCGGCAGCGCCAAGATCATCGAGACGCAACTCAGTTTCGTCGACATTGCCGGCCTGGTGCGCGGCGCGTCCAAGGGCGAAGGGTTGGGCAATCAGTTCCTGGCCAATATCCGCGAGGTGGATGCGATCGTCCATGTGCTGCGCTGCTTCGAGGATGACGACATCACCCATGTCGAGGGCAAGGTGGACCCCATCGCCGACGCCGAGACGGTCGAGACCGAACTGATGCTGGCGGACCTGGAAAGTCTGGAAAAGCGCGTCCCCAACCTCGCCAAGAAGGCCGCGCAGGGCGACAAGGAGGCCAAGGCCGCCGCGTCGGTGCTGGGCCAGGCGCTCGACCTGCTGCGCGACGGCAAGCCCGCGCGCCTGACCGTGCCGCGTGACGTCGAGGAAGAACGGCTGTTCGCCCAGGCGCAGTTGCTGACGGCCAAGCCCGTCCTCTATGTCTGCAATGTCGAGGAAGACGCCGCGTCGGAAGGCAATGCCCATTCGGCGCGCGTGTTCGAGAAAGCAGCGGCCGAAAACGCCAAGGCGGTGATCGTCTCCGCCGCGATCGAAGCCGAACTCGTCACCATGCCGATCGAGGAGCGTGCGGAATATCTGGAAGCGCTGGGCCTGACCGAAGCCGGCCTCGCCCGCATCATCCGGGCGGGCTATGAACTGCTGGGCCTCATCACCTTCTTCACCGTCGGACCGAAGGAAGCCCGCGCCTGGACCGTGAACAAGGGCAGCAAGGCGCCCCAGGCCGCCGGCGCGATCCACACCGATTTCGAAAAGGGCTTCATCCGCGCCGAGACCATGGCCTATGCCGACTATGTCCAGTTCAACGGCGAGACCGGGGCCAAGGAAGCGGGTAAGTGGCGCTCCGAAGGCAAGGAATATGTGACGCAGGACGGCGACATCATGCTGTTCCGCTTCAACGTCTGA
- a CDS encoding DUF2167 domain-containing protein, with translation MKRMWGAVGAMLLIGATPGTLLAQQPAPSAEQRAYEAKIKDMLQRQQPQTGDIALPEAKATLRLGKDYYYLDAKAAREVIVDAWGNPAAQADGVLGLVFPAGKTFMDEDAWGAVITYDQSGYVKDDDAASTDFDALMTEMKSGEADRNKERTEAGYPPVHLAGWAERPTYDRAHHSVIWARDIRFGDVAEGTLNYDVRLLGRHGVLSLNMISTMSHLSEVKAAAAKFGGSVTFDQGARYADFIPNVDKVAEYGIGGLVAAGAGLLAAKKLGFLALMLAFGKKLLLPIILVFGVGWRWIKGRLGRGKAAEQETVAYEAPVESEAEPIAETPEEGAPRPSET, from the coding sequence ATGAAGAGAATGTGGGGCGCGGTCGGCGCCATGTTGCTGATCGGGGCGACGCCGGGAACACTCTTGGCACAACAGCCAGCGCCGAGCGCGGAACAACGCGCTTATGAAGCAAAGATCAAGGACATGTTGCAGCGGCAGCAGCCGCAGACCGGGGACATCGCGCTGCCGGAGGCTAAGGCGACGCTGCGTCTGGGCAAGGATTATTATTATCTCGACGCCAAGGCTGCGCGCGAGGTGATCGTCGATGCCTGGGGCAATCCCGCTGCGCAGGCGGATGGCGTGCTGGGCCTGGTCTTCCCGGCCGGAAAGACCTTCATGGATGAGGATGCCTGGGGCGCGGTCATCACCTATGACCAGAGCGGTTATGTGAAGGATGACGACGCGGCCTCAACCGATTTCGACGCGCTGATGACCGAGATGAAGTCCGGCGAAGCGGATCGGAACAAGGAACGGACCGAAGCGGGCTATCCGCCCGTGCATCTGGCCGGCTGGGCCGAGCGCCCCACCTATGACCGCGCGCATCACAGCGTCATATGGGCGCGCGACATCCGCTTCGGTGATGTGGCTGAAGGCACGCTCAACTATGATGTCCGGCTGCTCGGTCGCCATGGCGTGCTGAGCCTCAACATGATCTCCACCATGTCGCATCTGTCCGAAGTGAAAGCGGCCGCCGCGAAATTCGGCGGCTCCGTCACCTTCGACCAGGGCGCGCGCTATGCCGACTTCATACCCAATGTAGACAAGGTCGCCGAATATGGCATTGGCGGGCTGGTTGCGGCCGGAGCCGGGCTGCTGGCGGCGAAGAAGCTGGGCTTCCTGGCACTGATGCTGGCCTTCGGCAAGAAGCTGCTGCTGCCGATCATTCTGGTCTTCGGTGTCGGCTGGCGCTGGATCAAGGGCCGGCTCGGCCGGGGCAAGGCAGCGGAGCAAGAGACTGTCGCCTATGAAGCACCGGTCGAAAGCGAAGCAGAACCGATCGCCGAAACGCCTGAAGAAGGGGCACCGCGCCCCTCCGAAACCTGA
- a CDS encoding DNA-deoxyinosine glycosylase, with protein MAQGEFVHAPRKIAFPPSIDVQTRLLILGSLPGDASIKQGEYYAHRGNAFWQLIGDVLEEDLRGQPYAMRLKRLRAHGVGLWDVIESAERPGSLDSNIRGAELRDLGLFVERLPALRAIGFNGKTAALHGRRQLGERPGLALVDLPSSSGAYASLSREAKRQAWGALRDHLG; from the coding sequence ATGGCTCAAGGAGAATTTGTGCACGCGCCCAGGAAAATCGCCTTCCCGCCCAGTATCGATGTGCAGACCCGGTTGCTGATCCTGGGCAGCCTGCCGGGGGATGCGTCGATCAAGCAGGGCGAATATTATGCCCATCGCGGCAATGCCTTCTGGCAGTTGATCGGCGACGTGCTGGAAGAGGATTTGCGCGGCCAACCCTATGCGATGCGGCTGAAGCGGTTGCGGGCGCATGGTGTCGGGCTGTGGGACGTCATCGAAAGCGCCGAGCGGCCGGGGAGCCTGGACAGCAACATCCGGGGCGCAGAGTTGCGCGATCTGGGATTGTTCGTGGAACGGCTCCCGGCGCTGCGGGCGATCGGCTTCAACGGCAAGACCGCGGCGCTGCACGGACGGCGGCAATTGGGCGAGCGGCCGGGGCTGGCGCTGGTCGATCTTCCCTCTTCCAGCGGCGCCTATGCCAGCCTGTCGCGGGAAGCGAAGCGGCAGGCCTGGGGTGCTCTGCGCGATCACCTGGGGTGA
- a CDS encoding ectonucleotide pyrophosphatase/phosphodiesterase: MLSRSPARLVLPVLLAFGALSACATAPTGRPAPVAQAEQRAPVTILVSIDGFRADYLQRGVTPNLAALAAGGIEAPMRPSFPTKTFPNHWAIVTGDRPDRNGIVANNMEDASRPDEKFTMASDDPFWWNDVEPIWVTAEKAGVRTATMFWPGSNVPWGGTQDKAWPYTIHGGERPSDWAQFNQQIGGTQRVNMVLDVLRRPADIRPRFVTLYFDTVDTAGHINGPDAPETTQALAEVDQHIGELVAGLKAMGQPANLVILADHGMAARSTDRVIALDKVANPADYRVVESGPYASLVAQPGHEAALEAALLKPTPHMQCWRKSDIPARFHYGAHRRIPPYFCLGETGWEIQPTTPTKPVTGGNHGWDDRAPEMQALFIANGPAFAPGAKPLAGFANVDVYPLIARLIGVMPRASDGDPAALSGLLAR; this comes from the coding sequence ATGCTGAGCCGTTCCCCTGCCCGCCTTGTCCTCCCCGTCCTTCTCGCCTTCGGCGCGCTAAGCGCCTGCGCCACCGCTCCGACCGGTCGCCCTGCGCCGGTCGCGCAGGCTGAGCAGCGCGCGCCCGTCACCATCCTGGTGTCGATCGACGGATTCCGCGCCGACTATCTGCAACGCGGCGTGACGCCCAATCTGGCGGCGCTGGCGGCCGGAGGCATCGAGGCGCCGATGCGCCCGTCCTTCCCGACCAAGACTTTCCCCAATCATTGGGCGATCGTCACCGGCGACCGGCCCGACCGGAACGGCATTGTCGCCAACAATATGGAAGACGCCAGCCGCCCGGACGAGAAATTCACCATGGCGAGCGACGATCCATTCTGGTGGAACGATGTCGAGCCGATCTGGGTGACGGCGGAAAAGGCGGGCGTGCGCACCGCGACCATGTTCTGGCCCGGCTCCAACGTCCCCTGGGGCGGGACGCAGGACAAGGCGTGGCCCTACACCATCCATGGCGGCGAGCGGCCGAGCGACTGGGCGCAGTTCAACCAGCAGATCGGCGGCACGCAGCGTGTCAACATGGTGCTGGACGTGCTGCGCCGTCCGGCCGACATCCGCCCGCGCTTCGTGACGCTCTATTTCGATACGGTCGACACGGCAGGCCATATCAACGGGCCGGACGCTCCCGAAACCACCCAGGCGCTGGCCGAAGTGGACCAGCATATCGGTGAGTTGGTCGCGGGCCTCAAGGCCATGGGTCAACCCGCCAACCTCGTCATCCTGGCCGATCATGGCATGGCGGCGCGTTCGACCGACCGGGTTATCGCGCTGGACAAGGTGGCCAACCCCGCCGACTATCGCGTCGTGGAGTCTGGCCCCTATGCCAGCCTGGTCGCGCAACCGGGGCATGAGGCGGCGCTGGAGGCCGCTCTGCTCAAGCCCACGCCCCATATGCAATGCTGGCGCAAGAGCGACATTCCCGCGCGGTTCCACTATGGCGCGCATCGCCGCATTCCGCCCTATTTCTGCCTGGGCGAAACGGGCTGGGAAATTCAGCCCACCACTCCCACCAAGCCGGTGACGGGCGGCAATCATGGCTGGGACGACCGCGCGCCGGAGATGCAGGCGCTGTTCATCGCCAACGGCCCCGCCTTCGCGCCGGGCGCGAAGCCCTTGGCGGGCTTCGCCAATGTCGATGTCTATCCGCTGATCGCCCGGCTGATCGGCGTGATGCCGCGCGCTTCGGACGGCGATCCCGCCGCGCTTTCCGGCCTTCTCGCTCGCTAG
- a CDS encoding alkaline phosphatase D family protein produces the protein MLTRRQILTAATATPLIGTPAILKAQSWFAGYPFALGVTSGDPAPDGFVIWTKLAPKPFDLHGGMPMVPLPVKWEVASDDRFKTIVASGEATARPELGHSVHIEVTGLQPDRPYWYRFTLSGDQSTRGRARTLPLPSASPASLKFGVAGCQNYEDGLYTAFRHLAREDDLAFVFHYGDFIYEYKRRGPNYDKDGLPVAQVRQHIGQDCFDVADYRLRYAQYLSDYDLQAARARHTWFPTFDDHEIENNWVSDFAGKGDAPAEVFRLRRQAGLQAWYEYMPVRAAMLPRNGIITDMYREARYGDLLSIDFLDTRSFRSDQPCGDGYKPHCPAIDDGKAQVISPEEEGWLVRNLTRGQTKWNCVAQQVMMMSLDRRRYADEKTVVYNMDTWAGYAAQRNQLLAKMRGLDNVVVLTGDEHQNFAGLLDNGDKTVAVEFVSTSISSGGDGSNLRAGSDIILKNNPNLKFINDQRGYLVCEVAPDAWTTRVRVVDQVSTPGGAISTRASLTVPRGQPSISIA, from the coding sequence ATGCTGACCCGCCGCCAAATCCTCACCGCCGCCACCGCCACGCCGCTGATCGGCACGCCCGCGATCCTGAAAGCACAAAGCTGGTTCGCGGGCTATCCCTTCGCGCTCGGCGTCACGTCGGGTGATCCCGCGCCGGACGGCTTCGTCATCTGGACCAAGTTGGCGCCCAAGCCCTTCGACCTGCATGGCGGGATGCCGATGGTGCCGCTGCCGGTCAAATGGGAGGTGGCGAGCGACGATCGTTTCAAGACCATCGTCGCTTCGGGCGAAGCGACCGCGCGGCCTGAACTGGGTCATAGCGTCCATATCGAGGTGACGGGCCTCCAGCCCGACCGGCCCTATTGGTATCGCTTCACGCTGAGCGGCGATCAATCGACGCGCGGCCGCGCCCGCACGCTGCCCCTGCCCTCCGCCAGCCCGGCGAGCCTGAAGTTCGGCGTGGCGGGATGCCAGAATTATGAGGATGGCCTGTACACCGCCTTCCGCCATCTGGCGCGGGAGGACGACCTGGCCTTCGTCTTTCATTATGGCGACTTCATCTATGAATATAAACGGCGCGGCCCGAACTATGACAAGGACGGCCTGCCCGTGGCACAGGTGCGCCAGCATATCGGCCAGGATTGTTTCGATGTCGCCGACTATCGGCTGCGCTATGCGCAATATCTGAGCGATTACGACCTTCAGGCCGCTCGCGCCCGGCATACTTGGTTCCCCACCTTCGACGATCATGAGATCGAAAATAACTGGGTCAGCGATTTCGCCGGAAAGGGCGACGCCCCGGCCGAAGTCTTCCGCCTCCGCCGACAGGCCGGATTGCAGGCCTGGTATGAATATATGCCGGTTCGCGCGGCGATGCTGCCACGCAACGGCATCATCACCGACATGTATCGCGAGGCGCGCTATGGCGATCTGCTCTCGATCGATTTTCTCGACACCCGCTCCTTCCGCAGCGACCAGCCCTGCGGCGATGGGTATAAGCCGCATTGCCCCGCCATCGACGACGGCAAGGCGCAGGTGATTTCACCCGAAGAGGAAGGCTGGCTGGTCCGCAACCTGACGCGCGGACAGACCAAGTGGAACTGCGTCGCGCAACAGGTGATGATGATGTCGCTCGACCGTCGCCGTTATGCGGACGAAAAGACCGTCGTCTATAATATGGACACCTGGGCAGGCTATGCCGCGCAGCGCAACCAGCTGCTGGCGAAGATGCGCGGCCTCGACAATGTCGTCGTCCTGACCGGCGACGAGCATCAGAATTTCGCCGGGCTGCTGGACAATGGCGACAAGACGGTGGCGGTGGAGTTCGTGTCCACCTCCATATCATCGGGCGGCGACGGATCGAACCTGCGCGCGGGCAGCGACATCATCCTCAAGAATAATCCGAACCTGAAATTCATCAACGACCAGCGCGGCTATCTGGTCTGCGAGGTCGCGCCTGACGCCTGGACAACACGGGTCCGCGTGGTCGATCAGGTATCGACCCCCGGCGGCGCGATCAGCACGCGCGCCAGCCTGACCGTGCCGCGTGGCCAGCCGTCGATCAGCATCGCCTGA
- a CDS encoding MaoC family dehydratase, protein MTDEILYFEDIEVGDSIDFGPLTVSREETVAFAAEFDPQPFHLSDEAAATTHFGTISASGWHTTALFMKMFVTEIQKHPGRQAASLGAMGVDELRWLRPVRPGDTLRGRSEVIDKKASQSRPEMGIVRNKVTILNQDDQPVLTMIPIAMWRTRPAR, encoded by the coding sequence ATGACGGACGAGATTCTCTATTTCGAGGATATCGAGGTCGGCGACAGCATCGACTTCGGCCCGCTCACCGTATCGCGCGAAGAGACCGTCGCCTTTGCCGCCGAGTTCGATCCGCAGCCCTTCCACCTGTCGGACGAGGCGGCGGCCACCACCCATTTCGGCACCATCTCCGCCAGCGGCTGGCACACGACCGCGCTCTTCATGAAGATGTTCGTGACGGAAATCCAGAAACATCCCGGCCGGCAGGCGGCGAGCCTGGGGGCCATGGGCGTGGACGAACTGCGCTGGCTGCGGCCGGTGCGGCCCGGCGACACGCTGCGCGGCAGAAGCGAGGTGATCGACAAGAAAGCCTCCCAAAGCCGCCCGGAAATGGGGATCGTGCGCAACAAGGTGACGATCCTGAACCAGGACGATCAGCCCGTGCTGACCATGATCCCGATCGCTATGTGGCGGACCCGGCCAGCGCGGTAA
- a CDS encoding LysE family translocator has translation MPSAAHLIAFALISLGMVLTPGPNMIYLISRSISQGRTAGMISLGGVACGFLFYMVGAAFGITALLMAMPFAYDVLRIGGALYLLWLAWNAVRPGGRSPFQVRTLPQDSPRRLFTMGLVTNLLNPKVAMIYLSLLPQFVDPARGNILGQSLLLGATQVAISLSVNAVIACLAGSISSFLGERPLWLTIQRWFMGTVLGGLAVRMAVER, from the coding sequence ATGCCAAGTGCCGCCCATCTCATCGCCTTCGCCCTGATTTCGCTGGGCATGGTGCTGACGCCGGGGCCGAACATGATCTATCTGATATCGCGCTCCATTTCCCAGGGGCGCACGGCCGGAATGATCTCCCTTGGCGGCGTCGCCTGCGGTTTCCTCTTCTACATGGTAGGCGCGGCGTTCGGCATCACCGCCCTGCTGATGGCGATGCCCTTCGCCTATGACGTGCTGCGGATCGGCGGTGCGCTCTATCTGTTGTGGCTGGCGTGGAACGCAGTGCGTCCCGGCGGCCGTTCGCCCTTCCAGGTCCGTACCCTGCCCCAGGATTCGCCGCGGCGGCTCTTCACCATGGGGCTGGTCACAAACCTGCTCAATCCCAAGGTAGCGATGATCTATCTGTCGCTGCTGCCGCAATTCGTCGATCCCGCGCGCGGCAACATCCTCGGCCAGTCGCTCCTGCTCGGCGCGACGCAGGTCGCGATCAGCCTGTCGGTCAACGCGGTGATCGCCTGCCTGGCCGGATCGATATCCTCTTTCCTGGGCGAGCGACCGCTCTGGCTGACGATCCAGCGCTGGTTCATGGGCACCGTGCTGGGCGGGCTGGCGGTGCGGATGGCGGTGGAACGGTAG